One genomic window of Quercus robur chromosome 6, dhQueRobu3.1, whole genome shotgun sequence includes the following:
- the LOC126688707 gene encoding AT-hook motif nuclear-localized protein 20-like, which produces MSNNPWWAGQVGLPGMDPAANSSMATKRHSEISMNESSGRSSGGSDDRDNGDEPKEGAVEVGTRRPRGRPPGSKNKPKPPIFVTRDSPNALKSHVMEVAGNADIAESIAQFARRRQRGVCVLSGSGSVANVTLRQPAAPGAVVALHGRFEILSLTGAFLPGPAPPGSTGLTVYLAGGQGQVVGGSVVGSLVAAGPVMVIAATFANATYERLPLEDDDEAGSGGHQGPGGGGGSGSPPGIGSSGGQMQPNQLPDPSSLPVYNLTPNLLPNGAQLGHDAFGWAHTRPPY; this is translated from the coding sequence ATGTCTAACAATCCGTGGTGGGCCGGTCAGGTAGGGCTGCCGGGCATGGACCCAGCTGCGAATTCTTCTATGGCAACAAAACGCCACAGCGAGATTTCCATGAACGAAAGCAGCGGCAGAAGTAGTGGTGGAAGTGATGATAGAGACAACGGGGACGAGCCTAAAGAAGGCGCGGTCGAGGTTGGTACTCGTAGACCAAGGGGCCGTCCTCCTGGATCTAAAAATAAACCCAAACCACCAATCTTTGTCACTCGTGATAGCCCAAATGCCCTCAAGAGCCATGTCATGGAGGTAGCTGGTAATGCTGATATTGCCGAAAGCATAGCCCAATTCGCTAGAAGGCGTCAACGCGGCGTTTGTGTACTTAGCGGTAGTGGCTCTGTCGCCAACGTGACACTCAGACAACCTGCTGCGCCTGGCGCTGTAGTAGCACTTCACGGCAGGTTTGAGATTCTGTCTTTGACTGGAGCTTTCCTTCCTGGACCTGCCCCTCCCGGCTCAACCGGGCTCACGGTGTACTTAGCAGGCGGTCAAGGGCAAGTTGTGGGAGGAAGTGTTGTAGGGTCACTAGTTGCAGCTGGACCAGTTATGGTGATTGCTGCAACTTTTGCCAATGCTACTTATGAAAGATTGCCTcttgaagatgatgatgaggcAGGCAGTGGGGGTCATCAAGGCCCCGGAGGAGGGGGGGGAAGTGGATCGCCACCCGGAATTGGAAGCAGTGGGGGACAGATGCAGCCCAACCAGTTGCCTGATCCTTCATCCCTGCCTGTTTATAATCTCACACCAAATCTACTTCCCAATGGGGCACAGCTTGGTCATGATGCTTTTGGTTGGGCTCATACAAGGCCTCCTTACTAG